Proteins encoded in a region of the Paenibacillus sp. W2I17 genome:
- a CDS encoding extracellular solute-binding protein, whose product MRLFQRRKAGKASSILAVVTAFTLLLSACSSGSESTSSSGESGSGEKTTLKVEIFDRGNTPAGYTISDSYLTRFIQEKFGDPNNIDVQFVPVPRSEEVQKLNVLMASGSEVPDIVFTYDSGTFNRYAEQGGLTELTDLINQSGPNLKKFLGDETLAYGQYDGQQFAVPGKRLVLGKYASYVRQDWLDALGLPSPETAEELHTTLKAFKEKDPGKVGTGLIPMGMSIASAQYEPLIWSFIEPLTEEQKYTLTQQLGSNDYPTLLPGFKDALKYMNTLYNEGLMSKDFGLDKDKKKLWEDVSNGKVGFYTEDAGEIYISGTYKNLQTNQPGAVITPIDAFKNSEGKFAKPAYAPNAMYVMIPKSSKNAEAAMKYLDWMASGNNLFDLQFGVENENYELVDGVPLIKDDASPEIAGRIYNSGDIAIIVNGKYVGDDKKNEEAYVVQVESKYRDDMRKSVAISNTDTIQPVRFSKPIDAEARYGNGLKDKFMEFFVKTTISKPADFEATYDSMMKDYMASGGQAILDERTEAYKAMK is encoded by the coding sequence ATGAGATTATTTCAAAGACGTAAGGCAGGCAAGGCAAGTTCAATCCTCGCAGTGGTAACAGCATTCACTCTATTATTATCTGCATGTTCATCAGGAAGCGAATCAACATCTTCATCTGGAGAGTCGGGTTCGGGGGAAAAAACGACTTTGAAAGTGGAAATCTTCGATCGGGGAAACACTCCGGCGGGCTACACCATTTCGGACAGTTATCTGACTCGCTTCATTCAAGAGAAGTTTGGTGATCCAAACAACATCGACGTTCAGTTTGTTCCGGTACCACGCTCGGAGGAAGTACAGAAACTTAACGTTCTGATGGCGAGTGGCTCTGAAGTACCTGATATTGTCTTTACCTACGATTCGGGAACATTCAACCGGTATGCAGAGCAAGGAGGTTTGACCGAACTTACGGATCTGATCAATCAAAGTGGTCCTAACCTGAAGAAGTTCCTGGGAGATGAAACGCTGGCCTACGGTCAATACGATGGACAACAGTTTGCGGTTCCAGGTAAACGTCTTGTACTTGGGAAGTACGCATCCTATGTTCGTCAGGACTGGCTGGACGCGCTCGGATTGCCTTCCCCTGAGACTGCTGAGGAGCTGCATACAACACTGAAGGCCTTTAAGGAAAAAGATCCAGGTAAGGTTGGCACAGGACTAATCCCAATGGGGATGTCGATTGCCTCGGCTCAATATGAGCCACTGATCTGGTCATTCATTGAACCGCTGACGGAAGAACAGAAATATACATTAACGCAGCAACTGGGTTCCAATGACTATCCAACGTTGTTGCCTGGTTTCAAGGACGCCCTGAAATATATGAACACACTTTATAATGAAGGATTAATGAGCAAGGACTTTGGACTCGACAAAGACAAGAAAAAGCTGTGGGAAGATGTATCTAACGGCAAAGTTGGATTCTACACTGAGGATGCGGGGGAGATTTATATCTCCGGTACGTACAAAAACCTGCAAACCAATCAACCGGGTGCAGTGATCACACCAATTGATGCATTCAAAAACTCGGAAGGCAAATTCGCCAAACCGGCATATGCACCCAATGCAATGTATGTCATGATTCCGAAATCGAGCAAAAATGCGGAAGCAGCGATGAAGTATCTGGATTGGATGGCTTCGGGCAACAACCTGTTCGACCTGCAATTCGGTGTTGAAAATGAGAACTACGAACTTGTGGATGGGGTCCCATTGATCAAAGATGATGCTTCTCCTGAAATCGCAGGCCGCATCTATAATTCCGGTGACATTGCCATTATCGTGAACGGTAAATACGTTGGGGATGACAAGAAAAATGAAGAGGCCTATGTCGTTCAGGTAGAGTCGAAGTATCGGGATGATATGCGCAAGTCGGTAGCGATCTCTAACACGGACACCATTCAACCGGTACGTTTCTCCAAACCGATTGATGCAGAAGCACGTTACGGTAACGGCTTAAAAGACAAGTTTATGGAGTTTTTCGTTAAAACAACCATTTCCAAACCCGCTGATTTTGAAGCCACGTATGACAGCATGATGAAGGACTACATGGCGAGCGGTGGCCAAGCAATCCTGGATGAACGTACAGAAGCTTACAAAGCGATGAAATAA
- a CDS encoding helix-turn-helix domain-containing protein yields MKVNLKRNWHTKLMYSYFPIFLLTISILIFLSFLIVNELSRNETQKADMISTRYIVDTLERSLSDIELRLLEDIGANKTYSRFLEAGQGQLSSQFIYDAASGLGRMLDQQDMIQSIYLYRMSDSQILTPRGMMRLEDFEDRAYIEQALKDRENLGWNLPRDYKERSFDVPSQVISMNKWLPLPWGGEGLLVITIRMYAIERQIDNMTNEKLSVLQVRDKSDNLIYTAHQMDPSAGEILNRVTADKLGLVFESGIQSGQLYSWVSLVSYVWIGIGLLTIVGAVAGLIYITRRNTRPIQLIMNRIQALQPRAEEDEATPSVKDELALIDRALEHLIAQTVDYEKQHHENLLIHRRQLLVDLMEGERMDSFRQRLRHLQPLEERFMEPKSVAVLIAEMNGDDLSTNQNILKIALMNVVEELVQNETQFGGWAEWFGNRRLIVVIASDEQEGLDRELLMDLAKQMHMWIAEHFRLRFTFGIGRTVSGWEEVTRSYASADAGLQHRLTLGKDAIVLSEQLPDRIELQSYKYLQMLADFVREFRLTGDGWRTQLDQMFVAFSEDQITDNDIRMLLQALIQMLSREFGELSERLQSQFAEEILTRLRSDIQQVETLEGIQEILQEWLKEVYRNYVSVNETKSHRAMINELRIYIEEHFDDPDLSLKHLSDRFQISGKYASYLFKEEFEMKFVDFLVKLRVEKACRLLSATDMAVQDIALQVGYANAISFGRVFKRIMGVTPGDYRKQGGKQGDQ; encoded by the coding sequence ATGAAAGTAAATCTGAAGCGGAATTGGCACACCAAGTTGATGTATTCGTATTTTCCTATTTTTCTGCTTACGATTTCCATTCTGATCTTTCTCTCCTTCCTGATTGTCAACGAACTCTCACGTAACGAAACGCAAAAAGCCGACATGATCTCCACCCGCTATATCGTGGATACACTGGAGCGCTCGCTAAGTGACATTGAACTTCGGTTGCTTGAAGACATTGGTGCAAACAAGACATATAGTCGCTTTCTGGAAGCTGGACAGGGACAATTATCAAGTCAGTTCATCTATGATGCGGCAAGTGGGCTGGGACGTATGCTGGATCAGCAGGATATGATTCAATCCATTTATCTCTATCGCATGTCCGATTCCCAGATTCTTACGCCCAGAGGCATGATGCGCTTGGAAGATTTCGAAGATCGTGCCTATATTGAGCAAGCCTTGAAAGATCGCGAGAACCTCGGTTGGAACTTGCCACGTGATTATAAGGAACGTTCCTTCGACGTACCTTCACAGGTGATTAGCATGAATAAATGGCTTCCTTTACCGTGGGGCGGGGAAGGACTACTCGTCATTACCATCCGCATGTATGCAATAGAACGGCAGATTGATAACATGACCAATGAAAAGTTATCTGTTCTTCAGGTTCGGGATAAGAGCGACAATCTGATCTATACCGCGCATCAAATGGACCCTTCAGCAGGTGAAATACTTAATCGTGTGACTGCGGACAAGCTTGGTCTGGTCTTTGAGAGTGGTATTCAATCCGGACAGCTGTATTCATGGGTATCCCTTGTTTCTTATGTGTGGATCGGTATTGGTTTATTAACAATCGTTGGTGCGGTGGCTGGACTAATCTACATTACTCGCAGAAATACACGCCCCATTCAGCTAATCATGAATCGAATTCAGGCGTTACAGCCACGTGCCGAAGAGGATGAAGCAACTCCATCCGTCAAAGATGAACTGGCACTTATCGACCGTGCGCTGGAACATCTGATTGCTCAGACGGTTGACTATGAGAAACAACATCATGAAAACTTGCTGATTCATCGCAGACAGTTGCTTGTTGATCTGATGGAAGGAGAGCGAATGGATTCATTCCGTCAGCGACTTCGCCATCTGCAACCGCTAGAGGAACGATTCATGGAACCGAAGAGTGTTGCTGTCCTCATTGCGGAGATGAATGGTGACGATCTCTCGACCAATCAGAATATTCTGAAGATTGCGCTCATGAACGTAGTGGAAGAACTTGTGCAGAATGAGACCCAGTTCGGCGGTTGGGCTGAATGGTTTGGGAACCGCAGGCTTATTGTGGTGATTGCATCGGATGAGCAGGAAGGACTGGACCGTGAATTGCTTATGGATCTGGCTAAGCAGATGCATATGTGGATTGCGGAACACTTCCGACTCCGGTTTACCTTTGGCATTGGACGAACCGTATCGGGCTGGGAGGAGGTTACTCGATCCTATGCGAGTGCAGATGCTGGATTGCAGCATAGACTTACGCTTGGTAAAGATGCCATCGTTCTCAGTGAGCAACTGCCGGATCGTATTGAGCTGCAATCGTACAAGTATTTGCAGATGCTCGCAGACTTTGTCCGTGAATTCAGACTAACCGGTGATGGTTGGCGAACGCAGCTGGACCAGATGTTTGTTGCGTTCAGCGAAGATCAGATTACAGATAACGATATTCGCATGTTGCTGCAGGCGTTAATCCAGATGTTGTCCCGTGAATTCGGGGAGCTGTCTGAGCGGTTGCAAAGCCAATTTGCCGAGGAAATCCTGACTCGTCTTCGCAGTGATATCCAGCAAGTGGAGACACTGGAGGGGATTCAAGAGATTTTGCAGGAGTGGCTTAAAGAGGTTTATCGCAATTATGTATCTGTGAATGAAACGAAAAGTCATCGCGCGATGATCAACGAGCTGCGGATTTATATTGAAGAACATTTTGATGATCCGGATCTGTCGCTGAAACATCTGAGTGATCGGTTCCAAATCTCGGGCAAATATGCAAGTTATCTGTTCAAGGAAGAGTTTGAGATGAAGTTTGTTGATTTTCTGGTGAAACTGAGGGTCGAAAAGGCCTGTCGTCTGTTGTCTGCAACCGATATGGCTGTTCAGGATATTGCTCTTCAAGTGGGTTATGCCAATGCCATCTCTTTCGGCAGAGTATTTAAACGGATTATGGGCGTGACACCAGGAGACTACCGCAAGCAGGGTGGAAAACAAGGGGATCAATAA
- a CDS encoding sugar ABC transporter permease, translating to MKTSIYFRRNWQLYALLLLPMIYFIIFKYGPMYGVQIAFKDFNFFQGISGSEWIGLDAFREVFQNQGFYTALRNTLVLNMLDLLVSFPAPLILAILLFELKKAWFKKLAQTLLYIPHFISWVIIGGIVLQVFGTQSGFINNILMSMGFDPLPFLSDKNYWLFTYLAVGVWQSAGWGTILYLASLTGINRELYEAAEVDGASRLRRIWHISLPGIKTTIVTLLIINVGNMISIGFDRPFIIGNVAVREYSDVLITFVYRVGLQSGQVTLATAVGLFQALVGLVFILGANYTSKKLTDESIM from the coding sequence ATGAAAACAAGCATCTATTTCCGCAGAAACTGGCAACTATATGCGTTGCTCCTACTGCCCATGATCTACTTCATTATTTTCAAGTATGGGCCAATGTATGGCGTGCAGATTGCGTTCAAGGATTTTAACTTCTTTCAAGGGATCTCCGGTAGTGAGTGGATTGGCTTGGATGCATTCAGAGAAGTGTTTCAAAATCAGGGATTTTACACTGCATTACGCAACACGTTAGTGCTTAACATGCTGGATCTACTGGTCTCCTTCCCGGCACCACTTATATTAGCCATCTTATTGTTCGAACTGAAGAAGGCCTGGTTCAAAAAGTTGGCACAGACTTTACTGTACATTCCTCACTTTATTTCGTGGGTCATTATTGGAGGGATCGTACTTCAGGTATTCGGTACACAATCCGGTTTTATTAACAATATCTTGATGAGCATGGGATTTGATCCATTACCTTTCCTTTCAGACAAAAACTATTGGCTCTTCACGTATCTTGCGGTAGGCGTTTGGCAGAGTGCAGGCTGGGGTACGATTCTGTATCTGGCATCTCTCACGGGCATTAACCGGGAACTCTACGAAGCCGCAGAAGTGGATGGAGCAAGTCGGCTACGCAGAATCTGGCACATCTCCTTGCCAGGCATCAAAACAACGATTGTTACCTTATTGATCATCAATGTCGGCAATATGATCTCCATCGGCTTCGACCGACCGTTTATTATCGGTAACGTGGCTGTACGTGAATACTCGGATGTGCTCATCACGTTTGTCTATCGTGTCGGTTTACAATCTGGTCAGGTCACGCTTGCAACAGCTGTAGGTTTGTTCCAGGCTTTAGTTGGACTTGTCTTCATACTCGGAGCAAATTATACGTCCAAGAAATTAACCGATGAGAGCATTATGTAG
- a CDS encoding MFS transporter: MRSRHMKAYTEKIKADSKDAKRVLLQLQGLYLFMGLAGGMFNPYINPILVAQGFSSKETGFIMAFGTLVSIILQPIWGILVDKFKKTRFVLVISLLVPASLAYFYNIQVYFILILIYTLCTIFQVTQIPVADSYAVTAARAANTSYGMIRLFGSIGTGVGGFAAGMYLSQFSIHMLWLPFLLFNILSAILASTLPRQTSISSSSVTFSVGLARLLRNRTFLLFLTGCFLVNQTLTAFNSFFVISFQMAGGSVTMTGTALLLASITNVPSMLAAAFILRKWGHERTMLLAAGAYMLRWGIQWLWPTPEVMIGVQVLHGLSFGFFYIAAVEYVASVTGREMQATGQSLFNMVFAGLGGIVGNMLNGYLLDSGGPSLMYLACTISAALGSVILYIVSRQAKEQRRAYSLE; encoded by the coding sequence ATGAGAAGTAGACATATGAAGGCTTACACAGAGAAAATAAAAGCCGATTCCAAGGATGCAAAACGTGTTTTACTCCAATTGCAGGGCCTATATCTGTTTATGGGGCTAGCTGGTGGGATGTTTAACCCGTACATTAATCCCATATTGGTAGCACAAGGGTTTTCCAGTAAAGAAACCGGATTTATTATGGCGTTTGGCACACTTGTATCCATTATTCTTCAACCAATATGGGGAATTCTGGTAGATAAGTTTAAAAAGACACGGTTCGTACTGGTGATAAGCCTGCTTGTTCCTGCATCGTTAGCGTATTTCTACAATATTCAAGTGTACTTTATATTAATATTGATTTATACTTTATGCACTATATTCCAAGTGACTCAAATACCCGTGGCTGACTCCTATGCGGTTACCGCCGCGAGAGCAGCCAATACCTCATATGGCATGATCCGACTCTTCGGCAGCATAGGAACGGGAGTTGGTGGATTTGCCGCAGGGATGTACCTCTCCCAGTTTTCCATTCACATGTTATGGCTACCATTTCTCCTGTTTAACATTCTGAGCGCCATACTGGCAAGTACACTTCCCCGGCAGACGAGCATATCCTCGTCCTCGGTAACTTTCTCCGTAGGTTTGGCAAGATTGCTCCGAAACCGGACATTCCTTCTATTTCTAACAGGTTGTTTCCTGGTTAACCAAACGCTCACTGCGTTTAACTCCTTTTTTGTTATTTCATTTCAGATGGCTGGCGGTTCTGTGACCATGACAGGTACAGCACTGTTGCTGGCGTCAATTACTAATGTTCCATCCATGTTGGCAGCGGCATTCATACTCCGAAAATGGGGACATGAACGGACGATGCTGCTTGCAGCGGGGGCGTATATGTTACGTTGGGGAATACAATGGCTATGGCCGACACCTGAGGTCATGATTGGCGTTCAGGTGCTGCATGGGTTATCCTTCGGATTCTTTTATATTGCAGCTGTGGAATATGTGGCTTCCGTTACGGGACGGGAGATGCAGGCCACAGGTCAAAGTTTATTTAACATGGTATTTGCTGGCCTGGGCGGAATTGTTGGTAATATGCTTAACGGATATTTGCTCGATTCCGGCGGTCCATCACTGATGTATCTGGCTTGCACGATCAGTGCAGCACTAGGATCAGTGATTCTGTATATCGTCAGCAGGCAGGCCAAAGAACAGAGAAGAGCATACTCATTAGAATAG